A genomic window from Coccinella septempunctata chromosome 9, icCocSept1.1, whole genome shotgun sequence includes:
- the LOC123321058 gene encoding uncharacterized protein LOC123321058 codes for MVLHISAYTNIPKKIFLEMIEFYFDSSYFSFGGNIYLQLDGSATGNPLSPILAEIAMDELGSSVLTNLPFVLPFFWLYVDDSITAVPEDEFDTILDYFNAFNPKLQFTMETERDNKLAFLDVEVHRKECGTLLTNWFTKPTSSGRIINHHSYNPIGHKLSTVKGLLHRVMNLSHHTFHDSNLRTIKNILKVNNYPNTFVNKCINSYLRQHRALNNSEKPLCKLYKFPFIDGLSQRISTVFDSNTKLAFYNVRSNKCLYTRLKDPTPLLSLSDVIYKIPCSCGKSYIGQTKQYLKSRISQHTNDCKNQNQNKPNKTALASHHFETGHSFIFEDVTVLDREANWFKRNVGEMIQINLADTVNLRSDSANHSIIYSNILNMYARQNIKFR; via the coding sequence ATGGTCTTGCATATATCCGCATATACTAACATTCCAAAGAAGATATTTCTAGAAATGATCGAGTTTTATTTCGATTCGAGTTACTTCAGTTTTGGAGGTAACATATATTTACAGCTAGACGGAAGTGCCACGGGCAACCCTCTTAGCCCAATTCTAGCAGAGATAGCAATGGATGAGTTGGGGTCTTCGGTGTTGACGAACTTACCTTTTGTTCTTCCCTTCTTCTGGTTATACGTGGATGATTCGATCACAGCAGTGCCCGAGGACGAATTCGATACCATCCTAGATTACTTCAATGCATTCAACCCAAAACTTCAGTTTACCATGGAGACGGAAAGAGATAATAAACTGGCCTTTCTAGATGTTGAAGTACATAGAAAAGAGTGTGGAACCCTACTTACGAATTGGTTCACCAAGCCAACTAGCTCGGGCAGAATTATAAACCACCACTCCTACAACCCTATTGGCCATAAGTTGAGTACTGTTAAGGGTTTACTTCACAGAGTGATGAACCTCAGTCACCATACCTTTCATGACTCCAATTTGAGAACTATTAAAAACATTCTCAAGGTGAACAATTACCCGAATACTTTCGTGAATAAATGCATAAATTCTTACCTCAGACAACATAGGGCCTTAAACAATTCAGAAAAGCCTCTGTGTAAGTTATATAAGTTTCCTTTCATTGATGGGCTATCACAGAGAATAAGTACAGTGTTTGACAGCAATACCAAATTGGCCTTTTACAATGTCAGATCCAACAAGTGTTTATACACGCGTTTGAAAGATCCCACACCGTTACTATCGTTGTCAGACGTAATATATAAGATACCATGTTCTTGTGGGAAATCATATATTGGCCAGACCAAACAGTACCTAAAGTCACGGATAAGCCAACATACCAACGATTGTAAAAACCAGAATCAGAATAAACCAAACAAAACAGCGTTAGCTTCACACCATTTTGAAACTGGACACTCTTTTATATTCGAAGATGTCACAGTGTTAGATCGGGAGGCCAATTGGTTTAAACGCAACGTGGGGGAGATGATCCAAATAAACTTGGCCGACACTGTCAACCTAAGAAGTGACAGCGCTAATCATAGCATTATATATAGCAACATACTAAATATGTACGCCCgacaaaatattaaattcaggtaa